The DNA region CCGTCGAATTTCCGCCTTCGGATTGCTTCGGCTCCCCGTTAGCAGCTTGCTTCTCGTTATCCGCCCCGTTATCTGCTTGCTGATCCGCATTTGCTTGCTGAACCGTATCTGCTGCGCTGTCCGTTTGACCCGTGGCAGCTTCTCCGTTCGAAGCCGTTCCGTCATCTGCTGAGGCATTATCGGTACCTGCTGCTGCATCAGGAGCAGGCTCTTCTTCCAGGGCAGGCTCGTTCTCAGGAGCATCCACTTGGAAGGAATAGGTTCCGTCGACCGGGTGTCCGTCGCCGCCTACAATTTTCCATTCCACGGTATAGGATCCGGAAGGAAGCGGTTCGTCAACCGTGCCGGACAACGTCTTTCCGTTTACCTGCGTTCCGGACAGCTTGACCTCTTCCCCTTGGTCATTCTTCACTTTGAGCGTGCTTAAGTTCTCGTCGATATTTTCATTGAAGGTCAGGCTGAATTCCTTCACGCTTTCAGTGAGCTTGGCATCCGCAGCGGGGCTGCTGGTCTCTAGTTTGGAATGGGCCCAGGTTGCTGCTGGAAATGCCAGCACAAACAGGAGACCCAACGTTAATAAGAATGAGGTCTTTAATGATTTCAACATGCTAATCTCCTCCACACCGTGTATCTTAATTTTTAATCATCCCCATCATAACAAAGAGAGTATGCTAAAGCTATCGAGTAAATTGTGAACGTTCGTTTCCGGATCGGACAGGCAGGGGCTGCCCGTATTCTCCCGGCTTGCGGCATATTTTCCTGAACGGCAAGAAGGCCACCCGAACGGTTCGGATGACCTGATTATTAGAGAGGTAGCCCTTTATGGCCATTGACATCGGACTGCCTCTCATAGCTTTCGACTTTTTCGAATATCTTTTGCTCCCCTGCCTGCATCGATCTTAAACTTATGCAGCTATGCTCGCTCATACCAATAACCCGGTATACTGGACGTTAACCTCATCAGCGCCTCCAAATAATAATAGTCGCCCCAGACCATGTAATCGTCGGGTCCCATCCCTCCTCTTACATAATAGGAGCCATGTTTGATCAGCCCCTCTTCTTCAGGCTCCTGCATCGTAGAATACGACCGGACAAGCGAGCTCATCGACTTCTGCACCGCATCGTTCAGCAGCGCCCGGTCCGTATCTCCTTCAGCGAGAAACTCCATGATTTCCAGCATCCCGCATGCGGCAATCGCCGAAGCCGAGCTGTCACGCGGAGTCCCCGCTTCGATCGACACATCGAAATCCCAATAAGCGACGTGATCCTCAGGCAAATGCTGTATAAAATAACGAGCCGCACGTTTCGCTGTTTCCAGGTACAACGGATTGCGGGTATACCTGTAGGACAGCGCGAATCCATAAATCGCCCAAGCCTGTCCGCGTGTCCAGGTAGAGCCGTCATGATAGCCTTGATGCGTCCCACCCCGAACCGGCGTGCCGTCGGCTTGATCGAAATAAAAGGTGTGGTAGGAGGAATCGTCGCCGCGCATCAAGTAGCGCCGGCTCTTTTCTGCATGGGCAATGGCGGCGTTGAAGTACCTCTCCTCTCCGGTCTGTTGGTGTGCCCAGTACAGGAGCGGAATGTTCATCATGCAGTCGATAATGATGCGGCCGCCGTTTTTCTCGTCTCCTTTAGGCCCCCAAGCCTGGATATACTGCCCGCCTTCCCGGAAACGGAGCATCAAGTGATCCGCAGCCTTCAGCGCGAGCTCCCTCCCCTCATTCCGGCCGTCCACGATCCATGCGGCCAATGCAGAGGGAAGATACAGAAACCCGATATCATGATGATCCAGATGCTTGCGTTCCGCAAGCCGTGTTTTAAAATCATCCATCTGCACAAGCGCAGTCTCCTTAAAGAACGGGTCCTTCGTGTGCTCATAACACAGCCAGACCATTCCCGTGTAGAAGCCTTCGATCCAATCCGTGCTTTCCCCCCACTCATAACGCTGCTCCTGCGTGATGTGCGGAAATTTCATCGGATGTCGTTCAAGATTTCTCCTCGTCTTCACAACCGCATCGTGAATCGCTTGCTCCCACATATCCCAAAGTCCTCCTATTCTTTAATCGCGCCGATCATGACGCCCTTCACGAAGTATTTCTGTAAAAATGGATACAAGAACAAAATCGGCAGCGTCGCCACCATGATGGTCGCATATTTGATCGTCTCGCCTACCGGCATCCGGTCGCCGCCTCCGACGGATGTCATCATGCTGTTCGTGTCGTTCTGGATAAGGATCTCGCGCAGAATCAGCTGCAGCGGAAACAAATTTCGGTCCCTCAAGTAGATAAGTGCATCAAACCATTTATTCCAATGCCATACGCCGTAGAATAAAATCATGACGGCGATGACAGGCAGCGAAAGCGGTATGATGACGCGGAACAGAATCGTCCAATCATTGGCCCCATCGATCCGCGCCGACTCCTCGAGTGCCACCGGGACCCCCTGGAAGGCCGTACGCATGATGATCAGATTCCACGTCGTCATCGCACTGGGAATAATAAGCGCCCAGTACGTATCCAGCAGGCCGATATTTTTCACGAGCAGATATTTCGGGATCAGTCCGCCGTCAAAAAACATCGTCAGCACGATCAGCATCATGATGGTGCTTTTCCACATGACATTTTTCCGGGATAAGCCATATGCGCCAAGCGCGGTCATGAAGATGTTCAGCGTCGTTCCGACCACCACGTACAGCAGCGTGTTGAGATAGCTTCGGATTATATTCGGATTCTCAAACACCATCCGGTAGGAGTCCAGCGAGAAGCCTTTGGGCCACAGCAGAATCCCGCGATGCTGAACGAACTCGGAGGGCGTGCTGACGGATGCAAACAAGACGTACAGAAACGGATACAAAGTCACGATGGATAACAGGCACAGCAAGACGACGTTGG from Paenibacillus ihbetae includes:
- a CDS encoding copper resistance CopC family protein gives rise to the protein MLKSLKTSFLLTLGLLFVLAFPAATWAHSKLETSSPAADAKLTESVKEFSLTFNENIDENLSTLKVKNDQGEEVKLSGTQVNGKTLSGTVDEPLPSGSYTVEWKIVGGDGHPVDGTYSFQVDAPENEPALEEEPAPDAAAGTDNASADDGTASNGEAATGQTDSAADTVQQANADQQADNGADNEKQAANGEPKQSEGGNSTVWIVVVVIVVFIAAYFAIRASRKRK
- a CDS encoding glycoside hydrolase family 88 protein produces the protein MWEQAIHDAVVKTRRNLERHPMKFPHITQEQRYEWGESTDWIEGFYTGMVWLCYEHTKDPFFKETALVQMDDFKTRLAERKHLDHHDIGFLYLPSALAAWIVDGRNEGRELALKAADHLMLRFREGGQYIQAWGPKGDEKNGGRIIIDCMMNIPLLYWAHQQTGEERYFNAAIAHAEKSRRYLMRGDDSSYHTFYFDQADGTPVRGGTHQGYHDGSTWTRGQAWAIYGFALSYRYTRNPLYLETAKRAARYFIQHLPEDHVAYWDFDVSIEAGTPRDSSASAIAACGMLEIMEFLAEGDTDRALLNDAVQKSMSSLVRSYSTMQEPEEEGLIKHGSYYVRGGMGPDDYMVWGDYYYLEALMRLTSSIPGYWYERA
- a CDS encoding carbohydrate ABC transporter permease, translated to MRTSRSVSEILFDTANVVLLCLLSIVTLYPFLYVLFASVSTPSEFVQHRGILLWPKGFSLDSYRMVFENPNIIRSYLNTLLYVVVGTTLNIFMTALGAYGLSRKNVMWKSTIMMLIVLTMFFDGGLIPKYLLVKNIGLLDTYWALIIPSAMTTWNLIIMRTAFQGVPVALEESARIDGANDWTILFRVIIPLSLPVIAVMILFYGVWHWNKWFDALIYLRDRNLFPLQLILREILIQNDTNSMMTSVGGGDRMPVGETIKYATIMVATLPILFLYPFLQKYFVKGVMIGAIKE